CTCCCTGGAGACACTTCCCAAACAGCAGCAAGGAGTGGGGAAGTGAAACCCTCCAGATTGTGATGGAATAACAGCCAGGACAGTGATGGATTGCTGCGTGTGTTTGTCATATCAggtgctcctggcactgcttttCCACGGGCTAAAAATACATCCCATAACTGTGGAATAGGTCCCAAGCTGCCCGTGGCTGGTTTGATGGATCTGCTCAGCCCTGGAAAGCTCCAGCTTCCCTCAGCTTCCATCTTCAGTGCAAGTGTCTGGGCCCAAGCGATGAAAAATATTGGATTTTTGGCATGAAATAATAAAGGTgtctataaaaaaaaaacccagatcaCAGTAAATGCATCAGTGGCCATTGGATAAATCATAGAATTATGGggtggtttgggatggaagggacttTCAAACCATCccattccactgtcccagggtgctccagcctggccttgggcactgccagggatccaggggcagccccagctgctctggcaatcccagcccaggcaggaattcccagttcccagtgtcccatccatccctgccctctggcactgggagccattccctggctcctgtccctccatcccttgtccccagtccctctgcagctctcctgcagccccttcaggccctggaatgttctggaagctctccctggagccttcccttccccaggtgaacattcccagctctcccatgTTCCAGAGGGAGGAAATTCCATATCCACCAATACTCCTTGGGCTGGAATTCAGTTCAGTGAAGGTAGAAGATGCTGTTGGTAGAATTTCACCTTGGAAGACTCAGGGAATTTTGTGATAAGAGAAACCAACCTTTAATTCCAACATTCCCTGAACACTTCAAAATAATTCCTGCACCAACCCCTTGACTCCAGAATTTGGGAATTACAATTccaggctcaggggctgggaGTTGCCTGGAGAAATTTGGTTCCAAAATTCCGATTTTGGAACAGCAACTCCAACCCTTAATTGtggagctggccctgctgggttGTGTCCCAGAGGAACGGAAGGGTCGCTGTGCCCTGCGGCTGGAGCGCTGTTCCCGCTGGGATCAATGGGAGCCGATCCATCCATGGACACAAACAGGCCCGGGAGGGGGAGCAGCCCCTAATGAGAGCTCGTTAATGATCGTTAATGGGCTCCTGCTAATGAGGGACAGCTGAAAATTGGCATTTTTAAAGTGGGTTCCCAGCTgaataatgggatttttaggAGGGGTTATCTTCTGAAtactgggatttttaaagtgtGCTCCCCACTGATTATTGGGATTTTTAGAGGAGGATCCCGCTGATTATTGGGACTTTTAGAGGGATTCCTATTTGAATATTGGGACTTTTAGAGGAGGATCCCGAGCTGAATATGAGGAATTTTATAGTGGTGAATATTTTGCAGCTGAATATTGGGATTTTCAGAAGGATTCCCAGCTGAACATTGGGATATTTAGAGGAGGATCCCGAGCTGAATATGAGGAATTTTATAGTGGTGAATATTTTTCAGGTGAATATTGGGGTATTTAGAGGGATTCTCAGCTGAATATTGGCATTTTTAGAGGGGGATCCCAACCAAATACCAGGAATTTTACAGGGGCATCCCAGCTGAATATGAGGAATTTTATAGTGGTGAATATTTTGCACGTGAATATTGGGATTTTTAGATGGATTCTCAGCTGAATATTGGGATATTTAGAGGGATTCCCAGCTGaatattgggatttttggggaacgTCCTTTCATTAAGAgttgccagccccagggctgcaggatccAGGAACAGATTCCATTtggaataataaatattaagGCAAACCaggaagctggagctgctctgtccctaCAAAGATTTCACTTTTTAGGTCCAAATGAACTCCGGGTGCAGATTTTCCCTCATTAGAGCCGAGCTGCTTTAAAAATCGTTGGGAATTTGGCCTGAACACGGGATTGGAATTAACCCCCTTGCTCCCGGTGTGGCTGAGCAGCCAAAGTGCTCCTTCCCctccagggcaggagaaggATTCCCAAAAAGAGGTGGGGAATAGAGGGTGAAAACCCCAAAGCCATTACCCTGAGCCCTCCAGGGCTGTCCGGAGGTGCTGGAAGCTCCAGGGGtgattttaatgaattttaatgaattttttccGGCTGAGACATCGACCCAGCCTCtccaaaggggctccaggagtgCCTCCGGGATTGTCCAGGGATGGATCCGCATCActttggggttggaaggggGAAACCCATCCTTGTTCTCCCATCCTGCAATCCTGGGAAAGCAGGAACAGCGGCTGGCCCCAAGATCCGGGTGGGATTGGAGGGGTTTATTCCCAGCAGAgggtttttctgggattttccagcTGGAATATGAACGCTGAGGGTGTGTGGCCTCGAGCtctgtcctggagctgctggcactgggattTAATCCATGGGGATGATGTCATGGCTGTGGAGACAGGAATTAGGAATTCAGGGAGCCTGGGGTGAGAGCATTCCAACCCCGGCTCCAGCAAAGTCGCACTGGAGTCTCACATTGCTGTACTCCAGGAGAATTCCAAGTATTCCATCAAGGACCTGCTCTCCTTGGGGATTTCTGGGTGTTGTTCACCCCCAACAATCCAGAATTTGTCAATCCCACAGATTATTCCTGCAGCTTTCCAGGTGTTTGCCTAAAAAtggtgggagcagctgcaaaatCTTTGCTCCCCATGAAGTTCCTGCTCCTCCATCACCCCAAAAGTGTGGGATTGAGGTGGTGCCAGAGTCTGAGAGGTTCTTtctccccctccctctcccagcccatgCACAGGTTATAATATCCCATCTGTTCtccaattcccaaatcccatggATGCACTGGATGTGTCCCAACAACCCCATAtcacacagcaggaaaaacccTTTCCCCAACACATCCCTGCCTAAAATGAGGGATATTTTTAGGGATTAGAGCCACAAACACTGGATTAGAGTGGGGGCACCAGGCAAGGAGGGATCTTGGATTGAGGCTGAAAATTCCACAATTTTAGCTCAGAACCAGGTGTTTGCCTTGGCTTGGAATTCCGGTGTTGGGAATTAAGGTTAATTAAAATGTGTTCCACTCTAAGCATTCCCTTTAATTAATGAAGGATTCCTGACGTATTAACTGCCAAAAAGTGCCCAAGAATTCTAGGATTTGGGAATGCTCGTGTTCTCCACCACACCACAAAGCATTCCAGCTCAACAGCTGCAAATGCTTCGGAATGACTGAAACCTCTCCATTATTTCTCCCTCTTACTGTGCTATCctaaaattccccttttcccaacGTTCCTGTGGCACTGAAGGgtaaaaaaggggaattttggatACATCTTTGCAGCCTGGGGGAGATGTCAGATCTGTGATTCCCGACCCGGGGTGTGTTTGTTCCCGGGAGAACAGGCAGATCTGCTCTTTGTCCTCCCCCGAATGCGGCTGGAAATGAGGGATCGCTGCCGAGATTCCTGCCGGGCGCGGGGAATTGATTCCATGGggatgctctgctctgcctcagccTCTCCCACGAGCGCCTCTGGCAGCTCCGGCTTTTTCCAccccttccagcccagctgtAAATGGGTTTCACCTTCCCCATCCCCGCTTTAAACTCCCGATAACCTCTCCTAGGGGCGCCCATTAAATTTCGGCAGCTCGGCCATCTCCAGCCCCGGGATAAACCAGGAAGCTCCAAAAGCTTCCAGCACTAAAAACCACGGACAATCAATATTTCCCGGCAGGAATCTGGGTGTCGGGAGAGCGATTTTCCCGCAGGTTGTGGGAGCCGCTGCGTGCCCATCCCGCTGCCGGGATTCCCGGGAAGCGCCTGTGGGAGCGCGGATTTATCCAGGAGCACGGGTTTATCCAGGAGCCAGCGGAGCCCCCGGGCATGGCAGAAACAGCTCGGGAAGATCCCTGAGGAGGGAATGGACGGAGAAATCCAAATCCCGTGGGAGCAGCGGCTTCTCCCTGCCTGGAATGTGCCCGCGCCAAGTCACCTGTTGGTCCGGCTTGTGGCTGGGACAATAAAACTCGgttttgtgctttcccagagcCAGAATTGCCGCTGTATTCCTGGGCAGAGGGATCccgccgggctgggctgggtgctcTCCCTGGCCACAGGGGCAGGAACGCAATTCCCGCATCTCCCGGGGATCAGGGATGCGGGTCCCGCGCTCGGCCAGCCGCGGGGGCCGGAAAAGCGCTGGAAAAACGCTGGGAAAGGGCCGGAAAAACGCTGGGAAAGGGAAGATGTAGCCCGGCTGGACGGGAAATCCCGCCGGACGGGCCgcgggggcacaggggcagatTCATCCCGGCTGCATCCCGGACTGGCGGgcgggaaggggaaggggaaagggaaggggaagaaatgGAGGCGGACGGAATAAGGAGCCCAGACCTGTTGCCATCAGAGCACGCTTTACTTCGGCAGCCACGGGCGGCGGGACCGGGCCGGACCGGGATGGGCCGGGATGGGCGGCTCCGGCCACCCCGAGCATCTCCCGACCTCCGGCACGCCGGCATCCATTCGCCTGATGGTTTTGAGGAGGAAAAGCTCCGGGCCGACCCCGCGTGTCCGCGGGAGGGCTGCGGGCGGTCAGTCAGTCCTGCGGTCAGTCCTGCGGTCGGTCCGGCTGTCGGTCCGGCGGGCAGCCCGGGCTCGGCGCCGCGGTCAGTACGGCCCCACCACCACCGCCTCCACCTCCTTGGACGGGCGGCGCTCCTTGACCAGAAAGTTGATCATGCCCTCGGACTTGATGAGGAGGTTGCAGCCGAGGAAGAAGATGCCGAACACCACGGTGAGGGCCAGCACGCACATGACGGCGATCTGCACCACGCGCATGATGTACAGGCTGCGCTCGTCCGCCGCCGCGCCGCTGCCGTCGGTCACCACGGAGGCGGCGGTGCAGCAGCGCAGCGCCCGCTCCAGCTCCAGcgccgcgcccccggcccccgccagcagccccgccgccgccgccgaggAGCCGTTCGGGGCTGCCGGCATTGCCGGGGATCCGCTCAATCCTGCCGGAGCCCCCAGGGATCCGTTCAGCCCCGCCGAGGAGCCGTTCATCCCTGCCggcagccccgccgccgccgccgccgcatGCAGGCGGcccgagccgggccgggcggagCCGTGCCGAGCCCAGGCGGGCCGGGCGGAGCCGTGCCGAGCCCAGGCGAGCCCAGCCTGGCCGCTCCGCGCTGCCCCGcgcccgcggagccgccgcgcTGCCCGCCCGGCACCGCCCGCTCCGATCCTGCTCCGCCCCGGGAGGGACCGGGATGGgccgggagggagggaaaggatggagggagggacgggagaggggctgggatggagatagggaggggagagggggtGGAgtgagggagagagggaggaaaggagggtttggatggggaggaaggaggagaagggagtgGAGAAGGTTTGAGGatggaggaagaggaaaggggaagggtttggatgaggagggagggggagaaaggAGGAGACCGGTTTGGGGcgggagggggaaaagggaggggagagaggtTGAAGGGATGGGAAAGGGTCAGGGAGGGGAacgggaaggagggaggggatttggggtgacaAAGGAGGGGTCGGCGTGGGAAGGGGAGCGGctttgaggggaatttttgggaatcgGGATGGGGGGGTCAGGAAAATGGGGAGGACGGCGTTTTTGGGAAGAGGGTCCGGCATGGCAAAGGGTCGGGAGGGGAGCGGgtttggggaggagggagggggcgTGGGGaagggggcacagaggggctgggaggggctctgggtgtggccaggggaggatttgggggtcagGAGAATGGGATTGGGGCTTGCAGAGCTGGAATGGGGCAAGGGGGGTTGTGAGGGGCGTTTAGGGCATGGTTTTGGTGGGAGATGTTCTGAGAAGGGGGATGAGAAGGGGGATGagaagggggatttgggggaatggGGGAGCAGGATTTTTGCCCATGGGATTTGTGCTGGGTTTTGGCAAATGGATTTCAGGGATGGACTTTCCTGAGGGAGGGGCCTTTGGGAAGTGGCTCTGAGGGAATGGGTTTGCGAGTGCTTTTAGGGGGACTCGCAGGGAGCAGATTTAGTGGGAGTGGGATTTCCCACGTGGGTTTTAGTGGGAgtgagctctgggctgtgcactCCCAGGGAATTgggagtgggtttttttgggaaaacaCATTTTGGAGGAGGTTTCTCTGCTGAGGGGTGCAGGGTCAGTCCTGGGAGCCGCGGGaagagccagagcagcccttTGGGGCCCTGTGGGCTGGGGTGGTGGAACTCCCATTCCCAAAGTCCCCCCAGCTCTGTTTTCATGGCAGATCCAGCTCCGAGCGTTTCAGAGCCTTCCCGTGTGTGTGGGAGCAGTGCCAGAGGAGCGGTGACAGCCCTGGAACCCCTGGATcccactgcccatccctgcccagccgccCGAGCACcccagggaattccctgggaatcCCAAACGCCTGGGAATTGTTGGGAATTCTCGTCCCCCTCCGCTCAGGGTattgcccagcctggggctgctccggGCCCATTTTCCGCGGGTGATTTTGGAGGTTTGGGAACAGCTGGAGGCTCAGCAGCTGCCGACAGCAGGGCCATGGGCTGGGTGTGTATCCCGGCATTgcagcactcccagggatgggcagcacgGCCAGGCCCAGCTCCGAGCTCCGGCCCAGCCATGACTTGGAGATTTCCTGGAGGAGAGTGAGGATGTGGAGCTGGGAGCGGCAGCTGAGCTTAACCCTGTGCTGTCCTTTCTGAGTGGGATTGGAATCAtcccaaacagccccaggaATCTGTGTGTGGAATTGGGATAATCCCAAACGGCCCCAGGGATCCATGTGGGATCATCCCAAACAGCCCCAGGGATCTCTGTGTGTAGATGAGATAATCCCAAACGGCCCCAGGGATCCATGTGGGATCATCCCAAACATCCCCAGGGATCTCTGTGTGTAGATGAGATCATCCCAAACGGCCCCAGGAATCCATGTGGGATCATCCCAAACGGCCCCAGGGATCTCTGTGTGTAGATGAGATCATCCCAAACGGCCCCAGGGACCCATGTGGGATCTGTGTGGGATCAGAGGGGCTGGGACAATCCCTGCCAACGGGGGTGTGgtggccctggagcagctgaggattTCCTGGTATGCTCCTCATGGGAATGACCTGGTGGAGAAGCCAAGGCCTGGAGAAAGGATGTTTTCCAAACCCTTTCCAGCTGATTCATCCTGCTGTGGTGGCTTGGGGTGGCACTTGGGCCTCAGTGCTAGGGGAGTTTTAGACTCAGTGACCTGGGGGGGCTTTTCCAATgaagccattccatgattctgccATGAACTGGGTGGTGGATGCCACCTGtgcccctgtcctgtcccctgcGCCATTAGGGGCCACCTTTAGGGGTGACAGTGCCCTGTGGGGTCCCCTCACTGCTGAGAtccccccagcagcagggccttGCTGGCCCTGCCTCGCTCTCTCATCCAGTGGGAAcattctgttttcctgctggaagGAGAAGATGGGATTGGTTCTAAGGAGCCAAgggagggctggcagctcctgcagccaggggaaaAGCTGGAAGAGCTCTTGGAGCTCCTCACTATTCCCCTTTGGAATGGGGCTCTCTCTGTTCTCAGCAGGCACGTGGCTCAAGCTCTGTCCTTGAGCTCTTCACCTCCAGCTCTTGGCAACTCCAAGGGAAATGCTTCCCATCCTGAAGTTGTGGCAGGAACAATTCCATCCCTCAATTAGGACAGGAACAATCCCATCCCTAAATTATGGCAAGAAAATCCCATCTCTAAATTATGAGAGGAACAATTGGAGGCAAGAAGGCTCCTGTtccctccctgtcccacacatccctgtccaattccccatccctgtcccacacatccctgtccaattccccattcctgccccacacatccctgtcccattccccatccctgtcccacacatccctgtcccattcccccgtccctgtcccattccccatccctgtcccattcccccatccctgtcccattcccccatccctgtcccattccccatccctgtccaattccccatccctgtcccacacatccctgtcccattccccatccctgtcccacacatccctgtcccattcccccatccctgtcccacacatccctgtcccattcccccatccctgtcccacacaTCCCGATCCCattctccatccctgtcccattccccatccctgtcccattctccatccctgtcccacacattcctgtcccattcccccatccctgtcccacacatccctgtccaattccccatccctgtcccacacatcccgatcccattccccatccctgtcccattccccatccctgtcccattccccatccctgtcccacacatccctgtcccacacatccctgtcccattccccCATCCTTGTCCAattccccattcctgtcccacacatccctgtgcaattccccattcctgtcccacaCATCCCgatcccattccccatccctgtcccacacatccctgtcccattccccatccctgtcccacacatccctgtcccattccccatccctgtcccacacattcctgtcccattcccccatccctgtcccacacatccctgtccaattccccatccctgtcccacacatcccgatcccattccccatccctgtcccattccccatccctgtcccattccccatccctgtcccacacatccctgtcccacacatccctgtcccattccccCATCCTTGTCCAattccccattcctgtcccacacatccctgtgcaattccccattcctgtcccacacatccctgtcccattccccatccctgtcccacacatccctgtcccattccccatccctgtcccacacatccctgtcccacacatccctgtcccattccccatccctgtcccacacatcccgatcccattccccatccctgtcccacacaTCCCGATCCCattctccatccctgtcccattccccatccctgtcccacacatcccgatcccattccccatccctgtcccacacaTCCCTGTTTCCTGGCTCCCGGTGTCCCACTCAGCCCCGTATCCCGGAatgcggagcggggcc
This genomic window from Ammospiza caudacuta isolate bAmmCau1 chromosome 8, bAmmCau1.pri, whole genome shotgun sequence contains:
- the RPRM gene encoding protein reprimo, with protein sequence MNGSSAGLNGSLGAPAGLSGSPAMPAAPNGSSAAAAGLLAGAGGAALELERALRCCTAASVVTDGSGAAADERSLYIMRVVQIAVMCVLALTVVFGIFFLGCNLLIKSEGMINFLVKERRPSKEVEAVVVGPY